In Solanum pennellii chromosome 7, SPENNV200, the following are encoded in one genomic region:
- the LOC107026122 gene encoding uncharacterized protein LOC107026122, producing MGFGNRGIVADKWSGRLLWVCAIGSAIGFYMVAVERQTQNRAKMMAEALADAGSSIDASEKS from the exons ATGGGATTTGGGAATAGAGGAATCGTTGCTGACAAATGGTCAGGGAGGCTTTTATGGGTCTGTGCAATTGGAAGTGCAATTG GTTTCTATATGGTTGCTGTGGAAAGACAAACTCAGAATAGAGCAAAAATGATGGCTGAAGCACTGGCTGATGCAGGATCAAGTATAGATGCCAGTGAGAAAAGTTGA
- the LOC107026121 gene encoding MLO-like protein 11 has product MSGEDTQELRSLALTPTWSVASVLTIFVAVSLLVERSIHRLSNWLRKTNRKPLLAAVEKMKEELMLLGFISLLLTATSSIISNICIPSKFYNNAFAPCTKSEVDEEMENEDLKERKLLMAFGLHRRVLNSFNQNTCGENHEPFVSYEGLEQLHRFIFVMAITHISYSCLTMLLAIVKVHSWRVWEDQAQNDRHDVLTEISRAKTFRRQSTFVRVHTSSPLARNHFLVWVTCFFRQFGRTVVRADYLTLRKGFIMNHNLTSNYDFHSYMIRSMEEEFQRIVGVSGPLWGFVVGFMLFNVKGSNLYFWIALIPIILVLLVGTKLQHVIATLALESAGITGSFSRVKLKPRDELFWFKKPELLLSLIHFVLFQNAFELASFFWFWWQFGYNSCFIKNHTLVYLRLIMGFAGQFLCSYSTLPLYALVTQMGTNYKAALIPQRIRETIHGWGKAARRKRRMRMFPDDSTVHTDTSTVMSLEEYDNDQLVDSPRTVHGAGTEIELQPPPTVTEDHHSVTINDTSSRIGTPLLRPCASISSATSPSLPPEVISRSSSMPARGHLNLDKQ; this is encoded by the exons ATGTCTGGAGAAGATACACAAGAACTTCGTTCTTTGGCCTTGACACCAACATGGTCTGTTGCTTCTGTATTGACTATATTTGTTGCTGTTTCACTGCTTGTGGAACGATCCATTCACAGGTTATCTAAT TGGTTGAGGAAAACCAATAGAAAGCCATTGTTAGCTGCTGTGGAGAAAATGAAAGAAG AGTTGATGCTTCTTGGATTCATTTCTCTCCTTCTCACAGCAACTTCCAGCATCATATCTAATATTTGCATACCGTCAAAGTTTTACAATAATGCATTTGCTCCATGTACCAAGTctgaagttgatgaagaaatggAGAATGAAGATTTGAAGGAGCGTAAACTTTTGATGGCTTTTGGTCTTCATAGGAGAGTATTAaattccttcaatcaaaataCGTGTGGAGAG AACCATGAACCTTTTGTATCATATGAAGGCCTTGAGCAGCTGCATCGCTTCATTTTCGTCATGGCCATTACTCATATATCTTATAGTTGCTTGACAATGCTGCTGGCGATTGTTAAG GTCCACAGTTGGAGGGTGTGGGAAGATCAAGCACAGAATGACAGGCATGATGTACTAACTG AAATTTCTAGAGCCAAGACATTCCGAAGGCAGTCAACTTTTGTCAGAGTTCACACATCAAGTCCACTTGCCAGAAACCATTTCCTTGTTTGGGTG ACCTGTTTCTTCCGGCAGTTTGGCCGCACAGTTGTTCGTGCTGATTACCTTACTCTGCGCAAGGGTTTTATCATG AATCACAACCTTACATCAAACTATGATTTTCACAGCTATATGATTCGCTCGATGGAAGAAGAATTCCAAAGAATAGTTGGTGTAAG TGGCCCTCTGTGGGGATTTGTGGTGGGATTTATGCTGTTTAACGTAAAAG GATCGAATCTGTATTTCTGGATAGCGTTAATCCCTATCATT CTAGTACTACTCGTGGGTACAAAACTGCAGCATGTGATCGCAACCTTGGCATTGGAGAGTGCTGGAATTACTGGCTCGTTCTCAAGGGTCAAGCTAAAACCACGAGACGAACTTTTTTGGTTCAAAAAACCAGAATTACTTTTGTCCTTGATTCATTTTGTCCTTTTCCAG AATGCATTTGAGCTAGCTTCATTTTTTTGGTTCTGG TGGCAATTTGGGTATAACTCATGCTTCATAAAGAACCACACGCTTGTGTATCTACGACTCATTATGGG GTTTGCTGGACAATTCCTTTGCAGTTATAGCACCTTGCCACTCTATGCCCTGGTTACACAG ATGGGTACAAACTATAAGGCTGCACTGATTCCACAGAGAATAAGAGAAACAATCCACGGATGGGGAAAGGCAGCAAGAAGAAAAAGGAGGATGCGTATGTTCCCAGACGATTCAACTGTCCACACTGATACAAGCACCGTGATGTCACTCGAGGAATATGATAATGACCAGTTGGTTGATAGCCCTCGAACAGTGCATGGTGCAGGTACAGAAATTGAGTTGCAGCCACCACCAACTGTCACGGAGGATCATCATTCAGTAACAATTAACGACACTTCAAGTCGTATTGGTACTCCTCTCCTTCGTCCCTGTGCTTCTATTTCTTCCGCAACTTCTCCAAGTCTTCCACCTGAAGTAATATCAAGATCATCTTCAATGCCTGCTAGAGGACATTTGAATTTGGATAAACAATAA